Genomic window (Opitutaceae bacterium):
CGGTTCCTTGCTGTGATTCTCCCCCCATGCCTCTGACACGCGTTCACCTGACTTTCGCTGCCGTTGCCGGTTTTTCTATCTCACTTGTCTGGGCGCAACCCGCACAGAAGCGCGGAGCCACTTCAACCTCGACGACCGCCGCACCTGCGACAACTGCCGCGGCGTCGGCGCCCACGCTTGTCCCGGTGAACCTGCTGCATGCCGCGGGGGATCTTGAGGTGACGCTCTGGGCGAGGTCGCCGCTCCTGAGGAATCCCACAAACATCGACATTGATTCCGCGGGGCGCATCTGGGTGGCCGAGGGAGCGAACTACCGCAGGCACGCCGGACGCGATCCCGCGGGGGACCGGATCATGGTCCTCGAGGACACGGATGGGGATGGGCGGGCCGACAAGTCCTGGGTGTTTGTTCAGGAGCCGGTCCTGATCGCGCCGCTGGGAATCGCCGTTGTGGACAACAAGATCTATGTCTCCAATGCGCCGGATCTGATCGTCTACACGGATGTCGATCGCGACCTCAAGTTTGACGCGCGGTACGACACGCGGGAGGTGCTGCTGAACGGATTCAATGGAAACAACCATGACCACGCGCTGCATTCCCTGACGGTTGGGCCCGACGGCCGCTACTATTTCAGCCAGGGCAACGCGGGCGCGTTCGTGACGGATCGCTCCGGCGGCACACTTCGCGTGGGCAGCATGTACGATCCGTTGAAGAGCGGGGCGACGCCGATCTTCGGCTGGAAGACCCCCGATATTTCGGGCGCAAAGAGCGACGACGGCCATGTGTACGTCGGCGGGTTTGCGATGAGCATGAGGCCGGACGGCACGGATCTGCGGGTCATCGGCTACAACTTTCGCAACAGTTATGAGCAGACGGTGACCTCCTTCGGAGAGGTCTTTCAAAACGACAATGATGATCCTCCCGCGTCCCGCACGGCGCATCTGCTCGAGTATGGAAACGCGGGGTTCTTCTCCCGCGACGGCACGCGCATCTGGTCGGCGGACCGCCGCCCGGGCCAGGACATCGCTACGGCCGAATGGCGCCAGGAGGATCCCGGCACGATGCCTGCGGGGGATGTCTATGGCGCAGGTTCGCCGACGGGAATTGTTTTCTACGAGGGTGACGCACTCGGCGCGAAATGGCGCGGTGTGCTGCTGAGCGGGGAGGCTGCGCGCAACACGATCCTCGGCTATTTCCCCGAGTTGAACGGCGCGGGCTACAAACTTGAGCGCTTTGATTTTCTCACGAGCAACCGCGAGGGGAAACTCTCGGGCATCGACAGCCTGCGAGGCGTGGTGAACGACGACCTGCAGACTTATTTTCGCCCTTCGGACATCGCTGTCGGACCGGATGGAGCGATCTATGTTTCAGACTGGTTCGATCCACGCGTCGGCGGGCACGCCGATCGCGACGACACGCTCAGCGGTGCGATCTACAGGATAGCTCCCCGCGGCTTCAAACCGAGGATTCCGTCCCTCGACCTGAAAACAACCGAGGGTCAGATTGAAGCGCTTCGCAGTCCGGCCGTGAACGTGCGCGCCCTCGGCCAGTTCGCGCTGACCAAGGCCGGTGAGAAAGCGGTTGCTCCTGTCGCGGCTCTGTTGACCGACCGAAATCCCTACATCGCCGCCCGGGCGATCTCCCTGCTGGCGCGACTCGGGCCCCGGGGCGAGGCGAAGGTTGAGGAACTGCTGCGCCACCCGGATGAACGTTTTCGCGCGTCGGCTTTCAAGACCCTGAGATCGGGTCCGCGCGGGATGGAGTTCGCGACAATGCTGGCGAAGGATCATTCGGCGCTGGTGCGGCGCGAGGTCGCGCTGGCCATGCGAGACGTGCCGTTCGCGAAGTCGAGGGACATTCTGCTCGAGCTCGCCAGAACCTTTGATGGCCGGGACCGCACCTATCTCGAGGCGTGGGGAACAGGCTGCATGGGCAAGGAGGCGGAGGTCTATTCTGCGATGGAGAAAACCGCGGCGACCCGCGACGCGGTCAAGTGGACGCCCGCGTATGCGAAACTCGTCTGGCGACTGACGCCGGAGGCGGCGACTCCGCAGTTCGCAGCGCGGGCCCGGGCGTCGGCTTTGTCGGAGCAGGATCGACTGGCCGCGGTGACGGCGCTTGGCTTCACACCGACGCGGGAGGCCGCCGACGTGCTTGTGGACCTGGCGGCGAAGGGCGAGGGGCGCGTGCAGCAGCATGCGCTCTGGTGGGTCATCAACTACCGCGATCTTCGCTGGGGAAAATTCAATCTCAATGCCGTGCTGAAGGAGCGTGGCATCTATGATCCGGACTCGATCACGATCAGCGGCATGGTGGTGCCGGAGCCCGGTCCCGCCAAACTGACGGATGCGGCTGCGATCGCCGCGCTGAAGGGCGACGCCAGGGC
Coding sequences:
- a CDS encoding c-type cytochrome, translated to MPLTRVHLTFAAVAGFSISLVWAQPAQKRGATSTSTTAAPATTAAASAPTLVPVNLLHAAGDLEVTLWARSPLLRNPTNIDIDSAGRIWVAEGANYRRHAGRDPAGDRIMVLEDTDGDGRADKSWVFVQEPVLIAPLGIAVVDNKIYVSNAPDLIVYTDVDRDLKFDARYDTREVLLNGFNGNNHDHALHSLTVGPDGRYYFSQGNAGAFVTDRSGGTLRVGSMYDPLKSGATPIFGWKTPDISGAKSDDGHVYVGGFAMSMRPDGTDLRVIGYNFRNSYEQTVTSFGEVFQNDNDDPPASRTAHLLEYGNAGFFSRDGTRIWSADRRPGQDIATAEWRQEDPGTMPAGDVYGAGSPTGIVFYEGDALGAKWRGVLLSGEAARNTILGYFPELNGAGYKLERFDFLTSNREGKLSGIDSLRGVVNDDLQTYFRPSDIAVGPDGAIYVSDWFDPRVGGHADRDDTLSGAIYRIAPRGFKPRIPSLDLKTTEGQIEALRSPAVNVRALGQFALTKAGEKAVAPVAALLTDRNPYIAARAISLLARLGPRGEAKVEELLRHPDERFRASAFKTLRSGPRGMEFATMLAKDHSALVRREVALAMRDVPFAKSRDILLELARTFDGRDRTYLEAWGTGCMGKEAEVYSAMEKTAATRDAVKWTPAYAKLVWRLTPEAATPQFAARARASALSEQDRLAAVTALGFTPTREAADVLVDLAAKGEGRVQQHALWWVINYRDLRWGKFNLNAVLKERGIYDPDSITISGMVVPEPGPAKLTDAAAIAALKGDARAGADLFNACMLCHQLGDKGIDYAPNLTGWAQRQSTLVLIDSIINPSADIAHGFDGVEIELKDGTIVQGLAMSSGDPVIVRSTGGLTQMIPANRIKSLRRMNRSLMLSADQLGLSAQNVADVVAYLKSL